The nucleotide sequence TTACTGTACTGTAGAAAGCAACACTAACAAATTTGCAGTAACAGCCATGTCGTATATGTTTTTAAGAAGAATTACATAAGCGTCATTCTctttatgaaaaatgtttcttcctGTCTCTACCATCCATGCCCTTGCACAAGTGAAGCTGGAATGTAGGTCTCCTAAACATGAAGTCGTACTTTAATGACAACCTTCCTCCAACCCGCACAACTCAGTCTCATTTATGTTTTGAAACAAGAAGCCTTCTTAGCTATGGTTTCTACAGGTAGATACGGGAAAGAAATGTAGTTATACCCACACCTCAATAAACtacactgtgtgtgtgaaatggatCCGCTCCTGCTCccgttgaagtcaacagaaaaacaaagtaaatacataactttaaaaaattctctcAGTTATAATAAATAATCTTAGGTGTTCTTTCTACAAGcagaaaaaacccacaacagtAGGTAGAGCATTTCGTCAGGGAGGTAGGATTTTTAAGGTGACAATGTCCTTTTGCTAAACTAGgtaagaaaatgttttcttttttaataacatCTTTGATGTGAGAATTTTTCTTTCAAGTGACTATGCGCTCTCTGTAGTACTGATTGCCTGTCTTGTTGTCAAACAAATCTCTGCTTAAAGACTACTAGAGGGTGAATTCTGCAAATCCATAGAATTTACTCATGTTTGAAAGGTGGATGAGATTCACAAAGAACCACACTCATAGAATTCTTCAGTAAACCTAGCAATTGTACTCCTTCAGGaatatgttaatttttttttaaatcacacaatTCAAAATGTGATTAGAGGTTATATTCTACTGCTATATGTAGTACAAGTATGTAGATATTTCACTAATATTTTATTCGGCCCAAAGCAGAATATAAAACATCACAACAGAGGCTATTAATGGGGAAAGGAGACATGCAATATAAGATTATATGACTCCAATGCTTTTTCTCCttaattatttgatttttctttcccttccttgttTTCAGATTTGGTTTATGAATCTTTAGTTAAAACAAGGTTGCAGATGGAATTTTGCAGCTTTCAGGGATTTGGAAAAGATTTACAAAATATATCTTCATAGACAACATTATTGAAAGTACACTGTAGACTTCTGAAGAGAACATACGGATTTCATTTATACTACAGAAGTTGTACTTTCAGGATTTACACGCATCAGTCTTGAAGCATTTCTCAGATCCTGTAGTTGCTTCGCTGGctttccaaccccttcctcaaatCTTTTCTCCACAACAGGAAGGACAGTTTCATAAAGAAAAGATGCATTCTGCCTGATGAATGCTTTTTTCTCAGGATCCTGTTCACACCGTAAACTGTAATCGACATGCTGGACAGCCACAAGGATAATCTCCACTAGGCTTTCCAGTAGAACCATGTGCAGCTCTGGGAAATAAAGCTTGAGTGCTTCCTCCAAGAAGGCCATAGTCTGCTTGGTAAAAGCCACCACAGTGTAGCTAAGGTTCACCCAGCAGTCATCACCAGTATATTGGTCAAAAGTGCTCATTCCACAGCTCCTCATCTCCTCTCTGAGTTTTCCCAGAGCCCCTGGGGTCATCAGGTTCATCCTTCTCCACATCTCTTCAGAGTTGCGATGCTTGGTGGCCTCAATGATGATATCCTTGTAGCTCTGCAAAGCTCCTTTGATATCCTTCACCAACAGGGCATGAATGATGAAAGTGAGGTCCAGCCCAATCTCGCTGAGCTGCTTGCAGTGCTCCTTCGCTACCTTCAATAACAACATTTATTAATATATATCTGGATATCTTatacactaatttttttttacagactaATCTAGTTAATCACCATGTTACCCTTAAAAGTATCAGCGCTATTTTATAGATATGAAAAATAAGgcagagattatatatatatcttcaaaaaaaaaaaaaaaagaaagactgattttatatatttatattagaaaTGCAGATCTTTTCTGCCACAGAACACTACGGACAACTAGAGCAGTAATAGGATCATGTCATAAGAGCCTAAAAACTGGGGAATTAAGGAATAATggatttttactatttttttaaaaaaacttttgttaATCCATAGTCAAATCCAATCCAATAAATTCTTTGGAGAAACACATATTCAAACTTTAACAAATAAATCTTATCCCTTTATTTAAGATGGGAAAGAGCTGACAATCTTTTGCAATCTCCAATCAGTCTTTGGGCCAAACATGGGAAAACCAAACCATTGCTGAGATTCATGGAATAAAAGACAAGcagaaaaaacccacaacaaaaaaGTCTTTCACACATCCTAAAGAAGCAGGCTGCCTTTCAGACCAAAGCTGCAGAGGTAATCAGTAAGCAAACAAGGATTAGAAATCAGAAGTTACTGGTTTCTTCCAGGAATGGGGTCAATTCACCAGACCATACTACCTTCCTTACACACTTACCTTCACACACTCAGCAGCAGTGGACAAGCTCTCTTTACTGTCGAATACTTGCTTGCTAAAGGCATCTACAAACATCCTCATTGCCGAGCGGGCCCACACAATGAAGGCAGAGTAACAGCCACTGTTACCAGCAAAGTCTGTCTCAAACTCCCTGGCAGTCTCCAGCAGGCTGGTAAAAAAGACATGGCAAAGCTTGTGGATGTAGAGCAGAGTGGCACCCTCAATGCGCAATTGACGAATGGCTGTGTGTACAGCAGCTGCCCTGTTCTTCAAGAAAAGTTCACATGCCTTGGTAGACTGGCCCAAGCGAATGAGCTGGGACACAGCCCGGCGAGTGGCCCTAGGACCACCTCGTAATGACCGATCGGGAGATAGCTCAAACACCAGCACATCGGTGAGCTGCCTGACTCGTTCATCTACCTTGGCTCGTAGCTCCCTCACTGGCTGGCTCATGACCTTATCTCCCAAATACTCATTCAGCTTATCCAACAAGTCCACTGCCCCCTCAAAATCTCTCTGGGCAATGCAGACATCTAGGTCTTCAGGCAACTCCTGGATCCACTCCAGGGACAGATCTACTGTCTCCTCCTCAGGTGGGGGTTCCTTTTCATCTTCTCTGTCAAAGGGATTGGTGGCCTCAGGAGGTGGCGGAGCAGTCCGTGGCGGggcctcctgctccagcctcagctTCTCACTGAGGGCGCGGTTCCGCTTGGTCTCCTCCAGCACCTCCAGCCACTCCTTCTTGATCTTGGCATTCTCGGCCTGGAAGATGCGGCTCTCGGGAAACATGAGCAGCTTGAACATGTCCTTCATGGGCGGGTTGTCCTTGACATTGATCACAGCCAACCCTTCCAGGGGATAGAGGGCATCGTAGCGGTAGGCACCACGCCGGTTCGGCAGCCAGGTGGCCACCAGCAGGCAGTCGTTCATGAGGAAGGCATGCACCCGCTGGATCTGCGCCATGTGATCGGCGTCGTACTCCACCAGGTCGCCGTTGTAGACGAGGTACTTGCCGGGGCTCTCGGGAAGCAGGTCCCGGCAGCCCTCCACCTTCTCCAGCAGGGTGGTGAGCGTGCGCTGCCGCCCCTCCTCGCTGGCGGCGGCCTCCTTGGCCgacagggggaggaaggggttgcTGTGGGGGTCGGCGGCGGCGCGGCGGGCGCCCAGGGCGGGGTCGTCGCGGTCGGCCtgcagcagcagggcctgggtGACGGCCTCCATGATGCCCTTCTGCTCGGTGAGGATGTGGCTGAGCTGGTACATCTCGCTCTCCAGGTAGCTGATCTCGCGCGCCGTCTCGATGAACTGGCGGTAGTTCTGGTAGACGTTGCGCTTGAGGCTCTGCGCCGTCTCCTCGCTCAGCGCCTGGATGCGCTGCCGGTGCTCCTGCAGGTCCCGGTCCCCGTCCGACTGCTGCGACAGCTGCTTCACGTACTCGCCCGCCGCGAAGCCCCCCGACTCCAGCTGCCGCCGCAGCCGGCTCCCGCCCACGCCCTCACCCAGCGGCAGCGCCATCGGTCCCGCCGGCAGGGAGGCCGCAAGCCCCGACGCACCGAGAGCGGAAGACGGGTGACCACAGCTACGGCGGCGCTGGGACAGGGCGCACGCGGCCGGATCGCGCACCAGCTACATTGCGCGTGCGCCTGGAGAGCGACCGTCTTTGAGCGGCGTAATACTCCTGCGTCAGAGGCTGCACTGCGCAAGCGCGGGTTGAGGGGGCTGTCCGAGCCGGGTAGTACGTATGCGTCGGAGAGAGCGGAAGCTGAGTGTGGGACGCCATTTGGCGCACGCGCAAGAGGAAAGTGGGAGAAGACGCTCGTGCTGAGAAGGGGGCGACGGGAGGGTGCCCAGCTGTCGTGCGCGTGCGCCAGAATCCGAGTCAACGGTTGCCGGTCGGGAGGCTGAAGGGGTGGCACAGCGCGCTTCCCGCCCGGGCCTGGCCGGCTGCGCCCCACCGGGATGGACGGAGACTTCCTGCTGGCGCTGCGGTTACAGGCgcagtgggaggaagaggaggaagcgGCGGCGGTAGCGGCCGCTGCCTGTAGCGAGTCCCCGCGCGGCTCCTCGGCGCCGCCGCGGCCGCTCTCCGTGGTGGACgaggcctgggagctgctggacccgAGCCCCGACGTACGCGGCCTCTTCGTGCACTTCAACGAGACGCTCTTCTGGGGGAAGCTGGCGGCCGTGGCGGTGACGTGGAGCCCGCGCATGACGCTGTACGGGAACGGTCCGGCGGCGGGGCTCGGGGCGCTGAGGGAGCAGGCGCGAGCGGCCCCGGGCAGCTGCATCGAGCGGCCGCGCTGATCCCAGAAGCTCGCGGCTCCAGTTACAGCGCGATCGCCGCGGCCGGCAGACGGGAGGGGGCCCGGGGACCCGTGGATCGGGAACCTCGCTGGGGAGCTGCTTCAAACGGTAGCTCGGGTAGCGGCCCGCTCCCGGAGGGGGCGGCGTGGGGAGAAACCCGCCGCGCGTCTGCAAAGGCAGGGGGCGCCTCGCGGGCCTACGGGCCGGCCACtgagccagcagagggagacCCACCAGAGGACGGGCCTGGGCCTTTCGGACAGACCCCTGGCGGCGGCAGCAGCGCCCCGCGAGGTGGTGTGCAAGGAGGGGGTGCGAGGCCGGGTGCTGGTGTCTCTCTAGCTCACTTGGAATAGTTAATTCCTATTACCTCCCCTCGGGACGTGACCTGTTCAGTGACCTCATGTGGCACGCTCTCCCCACCGGACACTTACAATttgcaaatccccccccccccccttggcaTCACACACCagaagtgtaaaaagaaaaggagtaccggtggcaccttagagactaactaatttattagagcataagctttcgtgagctacagctcacttcatcggatgcattgtaataAGAATATGCAATTAATGTGGCTGGACTGGATAATTCAACCACAGAGAACATAAAAGCTGTGTAAGCCAAAcctaatataattttaaaacaccagcatctgttttttccaccaaatgcatccgatgaagtgagctgtagctcacgaaagcttatgctctaataaatttgttagtctctaaggtgccacaagtcctccttttctttttgcgaatacagactaacacggctgctactctgacaccagaaGCGTGTTTCCCACTAGCGTAGGTGAACCTGACGGGGCATTAGAACTGGCTGCACAGTCAGTGCTGTTAGTCTGAGTGTGGTAAGCTCAAGATGTGTATGACTGCATATTACACTGATTGTAAGATGTAGCTCCTCTGTTTTGTTTTCACCAAATATTTGTTTCGAAAGATTTCAGAAAAAGGAAACTCAGGTGGAAGCAGTAGCAATAGATTCATATGTGTTAGGACTATTTTAGAAGTAATTTTTTTGCCATTTCCTAGTTGGTACTGTAAAAGTGTTGGTTAAACCCTGGATAATTCTTGGAGTTTAGCAATGTTGTGTTCTTTGgagagttgtttaaaaaaaaaaatcttggtttacTTGGCAATGTTAAGTGGAccagtattttgtatttaattctcAGTTCTGCTCCACCAGCTACAAAAACAAATAGAAGTCTACCGtctgcttatttttcttttttagatgtgCTGGAGTGTGCAGCTATGAAGGAAGAGGTGGGATGTGTTCCATCCGCCTTAGTGAGCCACTCTTAAAGCTAAGACCAAGAAAGGATCTTGTAGAGGTATTTTAAGACATTACATTTATGTATAAGCTTAAATCTGCTGAAGTGTATCCTGTCTTAAATTTTGCACTGGAGATCTTAATGCACAATGTTATCTAGATTATAAAATAGTCTTTGCTTTGATAAGAAACTTGTATTAATTGCTTAGTGGTGGTTTTCTAAGTATGCAAAATTATGGTAATCTTGGTCACAATTTTTCTGAACTGACACCCTTGTGGGTAAGGCCCAAAGTCATTCACCCATTTTACTCccagaaataagaaaaatatttcctaaatGTTCCTTAATGTTAAAACTATAAACTTGGCTTCAGAATGCAAAATGAAACTATTTCAATTCAATCTCTTGGCTGAGTAGCCCAGTAACAGAAAAAAGGAGGATTTGATCATACGTGTAAGTTTCATGCTGTTCCTCAGTTCTCTTCCAG is from Dermochelys coriacea isolate rDerCor1 chromosome 3, rDerCor1.pri.v4, whole genome shotgun sequence and encodes:
- the EXOC8 gene encoding exocyst complex component 8 encodes the protein MALPLGEGVGGSRLRRQLESGGFAAGEYVKQLSQQSDGDRDLQEHRQRIQALSEETAQSLKRNVYQNYRQFIETAREISYLESEMYQLSHILTEQKGIMEAVTQALLLQADRDDPALGARRAAADPHSNPFLPLSAKEAAASEEGRQRTLTTLLEKVEGCRDLLPESPGKYLVYNGDLVEYDADHMAQIQRVHAFLMNDCLLVATWLPNRRGAYRYDALYPLEGLAVINVKDNPPMKDMFKLLMFPESRIFQAENAKIKKEWLEVLEETKRNRALSEKLRLEQEAPPRTAPPPPEATNPFDREDEKEPPPEEETVDLSLEWIQELPEDLDVCIAQRDFEGAVDLLDKLNEYLGDKVMSQPVRELRAKVDERVRQLTDVLVFELSPDRSLRGGPRATRRAVSQLIRLGQSTKACELFLKNRAAAVHTAIRQLRIEGATLLYIHKLCHVFFTSLLETAREFETDFAGNSGCYSAFIVWARSAMRMFVDAFSKQVFDSKESLSTAAECVKVAKEHCKQLSEIGLDLTFIIHALLVKDIKGALQSYKDIIIEATKHRNSEEMWRRMNLMTPGALGKLREEMRSCGMSTFDQYTGDDCWVNLSYTVVAFTKQTMAFLEEALKLYFPELHMVLLESLVEIILVAVQHVDYSLRCEQDPEKKAFIRQNASFLYETVLPVVEKRFEEGVGKPAKQLQDLRNASRLMRVNPESTTSVV